In a genomic window of Quercus lobata isolate SW786 chromosome 4, ValleyOak3.0 Primary Assembly, whole genome shotgun sequence:
- the LOC115985093 gene encoding TMV resistance protein N-like yields the protein MSSISTQKASPSSSSTSRWKYDVFLSFRGEDTRTSFTDHLYVALKQKGLITFRDEEKLERGKSIKPELLKAIEESRFTIVILSKNYATSTWCLDELVKIIECMKEMKTTVFPIFYDVDPSNVRKQTGSFAEAFSKHEECFKDFIENVHTWRAALREVANLKGWHLLDRSEAQLIQNIVGELWHKLSYASLKDIEDLVGIKSRVKFKSHLAIGFNDVRIIGVWGMGGIGKTTLARVVFDMVSKKFEGCCFLRNVREVCEKDGLIQLQKLLIRKILNESISIQDVDEGLFVIKNRLCYKRILLVLDDVNQLDQLKMLVGKGNWFGSGSRIIITTRDKHLLRILKVDEIYEVKGLNDDEALRLLSLKAFTNDHPPKDYLKLCKDVVQYTKGLPLAIEILGSFLVSRDIDRWKSTLNRLKEFPQSEILQVLKISFEGLDEVEKEIFLHIACFFNNENKNDTIEKLDYLGLYPDVGLEVLVDKSLVKMDETTIWMHDLLQEMGRNIVYQEFPKDPGKRSKLWLFEDVEDVLTKNMVSGYLENFSMYPIDLFKRV from the exons ATGTCTTCCATAAGCACTCAAAAGGCCTCCCCTTCGTCATCTTCAACATCACGGTGGAAATATGATGTCTTTCTTAGTTTTAGAGGTGAGGACACCCGCACTAGTTTTACGGACCATCTATATGTTGCTTTGAAACAAAAGGGCCTAATCACCTTTAGAGATGAGGAAAAACTTGAGAGAGGAAAATCTATTAAACCAGAGCTCTtgaaagcaatagaagaatcAAGATTTACAATTGTCATTCTCTCAAAAAACTATGCCACTTCAACATGGTGCTTGGATGAACTTGTAAAGATCATTGAATGcatgaaagaaatgaaaacgACAGTTTTCCCAATTTTTTATGATGTGGATCCATCTAATGTACGAAAACAAACAGGCTCTTTTGCCGAAGCCTTTTCTAAACATGAAGAATGTTTCAAGGACTTCATAGAGAATGTGCATACATGGAGAGCTGCTTTAAGGGAAGTGGCAAATCTCAAAGGGTGGCACCTACTAGATAG GTCTGAGGCACAACTTATCCAAAATATTGTGGGAGAGTTATGGCATAAATTGAGTTATGCTTCCTTAAAAGATATTGAAGACCTTGTAGGAATAAAATCTAGAGTGAAATTCAAGTCACATTTGGCTATAGGGTTTAATGATGTTCGCattataggagtttgggggaTGGGGGGAATTGGTAAAACAACTCTTGCTAGAGTTGTTTTTGATATGGTTTCGAAGAAGTTTGAAGGTTGTTGCTTTCTTCGTAATGTTAGGGAGGTTTGTGAAAAAGATGGTTTAATTCAATTGCAAAAACTacttattagaaaaatattaaatgaaagTATAAGTATACAAGATGTTGATGAGGGACTTTTCGTGATCAAGAATAGATTATGTTATAAAAGAATTCTTCTCGTTCTTGATGATGTAAATCAATTAGACCAGTTGAAAATGTTAGTTGGGAAGGGTAATTGGTTTGGTTCTGGTAGTAGAATTatcataacaacaagggataaGCATTTACTTCGTATACTTAAAGTAGATGAAATATACGAAGTTAAAGGATTGAATGACGATGAAGCTCTTCGTCTTTTAAGTTTGAAAGCTTTTACTAATGACCATCCTCCCAAAGATTATCTAAAACTGTGTAAAGATGTTGTACAATATACTAAAGGCCTTCCTTTAGCTATTGAGATTTTGGGTTCCTTTTTGGTTAGTAGAGATATTGATAGATGGAAAAGTACATTAAATAGGCTTAAAGAATTTCCTCAAAGTGAAATTCTCCAAGTacttaaaataagttttgaagGACTAGATGAAGTAGAGAAGGAAATATTTCTacatattgcatgtttctttaataatgagaacaaaaatgatACAATAGAAAAACTAGATTATCTCGGCCTTTACCCTGATGTTGGTTTAGAGGTTCTTGTGGATAAATCTCTTGTGAAAATGGATGAAACTACAATATGGATGCATGATTTACTACAAGAAATGGGTAGAAACATAGTTTATCAAGAGTTCCCTAAAGATCCTGGAAAACGTAGTAAATTGTGGTTGTTTGAGGATGTTGAAGATGTACTAACAAAAAATATGGTAAGTGGTTATTTAGAAAACTTCAGCATGTACCCTATTGATTTATTCAAAAGAGTTTAA